Proteins from a genomic interval of Capsicum annuum cultivar UCD-10X-F1 chromosome 4, UCD10Xv1.1, whole genome shotgun sequence:
- the LOC107867258 gene encoding serine carboxypeptidase-like 17 isoform X2 produces MGKTELCYYLFLVLVVAELCLQPVAAGSTVKFLPGFQGPLPFELETGYIGVGDHEDAQLFYYFIKSESNPESDPVLLWITGGPGCSALSGLIYEIGPITFEPVEYNGSLPKMILNPYSWTTAASIIFVDFPVGTGFSYATTPSALQTSDLQSSDLAYQFLHKWFIDHPEFLRNSLYVGGDSYSGMIVPIITQIIAIKNEMEIKPFINLKGYLLGNPSTIEGENNYEIPYAYGMGLISDELYESLKTNCKGEYLNISPSNTLCLQDVQTFKELLKGINEPHILEPQCEIFFSPRPHLLFGQRRSLDEKFHQLKNPELLPALKCRTDWYILSYHWADDGQVRDVLNIRKGTIGKWERCATLQYKKTVMSSIPYHDNLSRKGYRSLIYSGDHDKVVNFRSTQAWIKSLNYSVVDDWRTWTVDDQVAGYTRSYSNQMTFATVKGAGHTAPEYKPRECLAMLTRWMSYQTL; encoded by the exons ATGGGAAAAACAGAACTATGTTACTATTTATTCTTAGTTCTTGTTGTAGCAGAGCTTTGTTTACAGCCTGTAGCAGCTGGTTCAACAGTGAAGTTTCTTCCAGGATTTCAAGGACCACTTCCTTTTGAACTTGAAACTGG GTATATTGGAGTTGGTGATCATGAAGATGCACAACTGTTTTACTATTTTATAAAGTCGGAGTCGAATCCAGAATCGGACCCTGTTCTACTTTGGATCACAGGAGGCCCTGGTTGTTCTGCTTTATCTGGCCTTATATATGAAATTG GACCAATAACTTTTGAGCCAGTGGAGTACAATGGGAGTTTGCCTAAAATGATACTGAATCCTTACTCATGGACAACG GCTGCTAGCATTATTTTCGTGGACTTTCCCGTGGGCACTGGATTTTCCTATGCGACAACTCCATCAGCTCTACAAACATCTGATTTACAATCAAGTGATCTTGCATATCAGTTCCTTCACAAG TGGTTCATCGATCATCCAGAATTTCTAAGGAATTCATTATATGTTGGGGGAGACTCGTACTCAGGGATGATTGTTCCCATTATTACTCAAATTATAGCAATTA AGAATGAAATGGAAATCAAACCATTTATCAATCTTAAg GGATATTTGCTTGGAAACCCATCGACCATTGAAGGTGAAAACAATTATGAGATTCCATATGCTTATGGAATGGGGCTTATTTCTGATGAACTCTATGAG TCCTTGAAGACCAATTGTAAAGGAGAGTACCTCAATATAAGTCCAAGCAATACACTATGTTTGCAAGATGTTCAAACTTTTAAAGAG CTTCTCAAAGGAATTAATGAACCCCATATTTTGGAGCCCcaatgtgaaatttttttttcaccaAGACCACACTTACTATTTGGCCAAAGAAGATCTCTTGATGAAAAGTTtcatcaacttaaaaatcctgaACTTCTTCCTGCACTAAAATGTCGC ACTGATTGGTACATACTCTCTTATCATTGGGCTGATGATGGTCAAGTTAGAGACGTCCTCAACATCCGGAAG GGGACTATTGGAAAATGGGAGAGATGTGCAACTTTGCAATACAAAAAGACGGTCATGAGCAGCATACCGTATCATGATAACCTCAGTAGAAAAGGTTACAGATCTCTTATATACAG TGGAGATCATGACAAGGTTGTAAACTTCCGGTCAACTCAAGCATGGATAAAATCTCTTAACTACTCCGTTGTTGACGATTGGCGAACTTGGACTGTTGACGATCAAGTTGCTGG TTATACGAGAAGTTACTCAAATCAGATGACATTTGCCACAGTGAAG GGAGCAGGACACACTGCACCAGAGTATAAGCCTCGTGAATGTCTGGCCATGCTCACAAGGTGGATGTCTTACCAGACCCTTTAA
- the LOC107867258 gene encoding serine carboxypeptidase-like 18 isoform X3 encodes MGKTELCYYLFLVLVVAELCLQPVAAGSTVKFLPGFQGPLPFELETGYIGVGDHEDAQLFYYFIKSESNPESDPVLLWITGGPGCSALSGLIYEIGPITFEPVEYNGSLPKMILNPYSWTTAASIIFVDFPVGTGFSYATTPSALQTSDLQSSDLAYQFLHKWFIDHPEFLRNSLYVGGDSYSGMIVPIITQIIAIKNEMEIKPFINLKGYLLGNPSTIEGENNYEIPYAYGMGLISDELYELLKGINEPHILEPQCEIFFSPRPHLLFGQRRSLDEKFHQLKNPELLPALKCRTDWYILSYHWADDGQVRDVLNIRKGTIGKWERCATLQYKKTVMSSIPYHDNLSRKGYRSLIYSGDHDKVVNFRSTQAWIKSLNYSVVDDWRTWTVDDQVAGYTRSYSNQMTFATVKGAGHTAPEYKPRECLAMLTRWMSYQTL; translated from the exons ATGGGAAAAACAGAACTATGTTACTATTTATTCTTAGTTCTTGTTGTAGCAGAGCTTTGTTTACAGCCTGTAGCAGCTGGTTCAACAGTGAAGTTTCTTCCAGGATTTCAAGGACCACTTCCTTTTGAACTTGAAACTGG GTATATTGGAGTTGGTGATCATGAAGATGCACAACTGTTTTACTATTTTATAAAGTCGGAGTCGAATCCAGAATCGGACCCTGTTCTACTTTGGATCACAGGAGGCCCTGGTTGTTCTGCTTTATCTGGCCTTATATATGAAATTG GACCAATAACTTTTGAGCCAGTGGAGTACAATGGGAGTTTGCCTAAAATGATACTGAATCCTTACTCATGGACAACG GCTGCTAGCATTATTTTCGTGGACTTTCCCGTGGGCACTGGATTTTCCTATGCGACAACTCCATCAGCTCTACAAACATCTGATTTACAATCAAGTGATCTTGCATATCAGTTCCTTCACAAG TGGTTCATCGATCATCCAGAATTTCTAAGGAATTCATTATATGTTGGGGGAGACTCGTACTCAGGGATGATTGTTCCCATTATTACTCAAATTATAGCAATTA AGAATGAAATGGAAATCAAACCATTTATCAATCTTAAg GGATATTTGCTTGGAAACCCATCGACCATTGAAGGTGAAAACAATTATGAGATTCCATATGCTTATGGAATGGGGCTTATTTCTGATGAACTCTATGAG CTTCTCAAAGGAATTAATGAACCCCATATTTTGGAGCCCcaatgtgaaatttttttttcaccaAGACCACACTTACTATTTGGCCAAAGAAGATCTCTTGATGAAAAGTTtcatcaacttaaaaatcctgaACTTCTTCCTGCACTAAAATGTCGC ACTGATTGGTACATACTCTCTTATCATTGGGCTGATGATGGTCAAGTTAGAGACGTCCTCAACATCCGGAAG GGGACTATTGGAAAATGGGAGAGATGTGCAACTTTGCAATACAAAAAGACGGTCATGAGCAGCATACCGTATCATGATAACCTCAGTAGAAAAGGTTACAGATCTCTTATATACAG TGGAGATCATGACAAGGTTGTAAACTTCCGGTCAACTCAAGCATGGATAAAATCTCTTAACTACTCCGTTGTTGACGATTGGCGAACTTGGACTGTTGACGATCAAGTTGCTGG TTATACGAGAAGTTACTCAAATCAGATGACATTTGCCACAGTGAAG GGAGCAGGACACACTGCACCAGAGTATAAGCCTCGTGAATGTCTGGCCATGCTCACAAGGTGGATGTCTTACCAGACCCTTTAA